The Gopherus evgoodei ecotype Sinaloan lineage chromosome 4, rGopEvg1_v1.p, whole genome shotgun sequence nucleotide sequence CTCCAGACATTCTGTGTTCCATCCCCATGGATGACCTAGCCAAAGTGTCATCACCGACCTGTTTCCTGATGTAAAATGGTCCCATCCTGTTAGGGATAAGCACCTCTCTAAAACACAAAAGAACCTGTGTTGGCTTACACGTGATTCTGGTTTTGGAGCAGGTTGCTGTTTTGAAAGTGGAACACTCCTGGAGGGCCTCTTGACTGCAGGACACTCCCCGCGTCTTGGCACCTGGGACTTGGACACTCAAGGAGAGCTTCCCGCACTGCAGCTCTTGGCACACCTGCTCCTCTCTAGATTTCTTCCATGAACTGGAATCGCACAGAATTTCCCATTTCCCCTTATGGAACACCTTCATGACCCCTTCGCAGGGGCTCTGGCTGTCCCCAAGCCCTCGGATCACCCTTGGCTGGAAACCTATGGTGGAGACAAGCAGGGATTGGTGAGACCACATGATGAGTGGATGTCTGAATGACCCAGCTGACTATAGGCAATGTGGACTAGTGGGTAGAACACTAGCCtgagactcaggaaacctggattctgttcccatcCCTGCCACTAACCTCTTGGGTGACTGTGAACAAGGTACTTCACTTCTGTGTCCCCTCCCATCCTTTATCCTGTGCAGTGAGAATGGAAGCTCTTAGGGGTGGGAGCTCTCTCTCATGATGTgtctatacagcacctagcacaatgggatcctgatctcCAATGAGACCTTCAGGTGCTGCTGTTATACAAAAAATTAATAACAATGGGCCGCCTGATGGGGTTCCAGTGCATTTGATATCTAATGTTGCTAGTTAATAGTGTTTTGTGTGATGTACGTGGCCATGGAAATCACCCCATTCACTGCTGCATTTCACAGCCCGTGGTACTGCACTAAATTCCTATCCATTCCAGTATGTCATGGTCAGTTGGTTAGACCCCAGGCTGGGGTAGCAGGTGCTCCGAGTTCTAATCTTGATTCACTGTGTGATCTGAGGCAAGTCTACGGTTTTGcctcctgtaaaatggggacaataatcaTGACTCATAGGGAAATTATAAGGGTTAATAATTAatgtgtgaacagtgctttgaaATCATCTACAAGTGGCTAGAGAAGTTCAGAGTATTAGTAAAGCAGTATTGTACTGTATCATATGGGATATTAATTGCACTGTATTGTATCATATGGCCTTGCATTGCATTCGATGCCATCTATGGTACTGTGTTGCAATAGCATTGCATTGCCATGTGTTGTGCTGCAGagtatttatattatatttgCATTGTATTGCATTTTAACCTATAGCATTGCATTTGTACAGTGTTGCGTTGCATTGGTTTGCACTGTTCTCACCCCAAGAGTATGAAAATTCTCAGGGTCAGAAGTAGTTGTTACTAGAAATAAACTCAGTAATAATTTTGACTGACAGTTGGCATTTCTGAGGCTAATGCAGAGGATGCCGTTGTGCGGAAAAGTGATGCCAATCTTGACACTTTTAGATTTGCAGACTAAGGGATGAGGGAGGAAAAGAAGAGCTGAGGGTCAAAATAGCTGGTAGTTCCAGGCAGCAGAGGCCAGCAGGAGGCGTGGAGATAGAAGAGAGCGGGATATTTCTGAGGAGTTTCCTTGCTATTCTAGAAATGTTATATCACAATCTGACACTAGGTTTATGGCCATGCAGGCTGCCAATGGAGTGAGTCCCCTCTGCCCACCTCGTGCAACAACTGGGCTGCTGGGATGGATTGGCCTCTTTAGAGTGCACAGGAGTAAAGATGAAACGCGGTAGGAGAGGAAAGCGAAAAGGAACTTGATGTGGCTGTCCTAAGATGGACTCGCTCACCGGAACAGATGACATAGGCTGGGGGGTTGTTCTGAGAGTTCCTGGTTCTCTTGAAACAGTCTGGGATAGAGTCAGAGTCACTTCCACATGATGAGTCCATCTCCCAGTGGACAGGTAGATGCCTACTTTCATTTTTCATGAAGAAAGACCACTCCTTCTGGTCTAAGGCATCACCACAGCCCACCTTCAGGCAAACCCAGTGGGCCAGCTTTATCTTGTTTTCAGGACTTGACTGGACTGTTCCCGAGTGGCCTCCCATGTAGAGCTCCACAAACCCTGAGCAGTGGAATCTCCCATCTACCAGCTGCAACCTGGGAGGGCCTGGGAGAAGGACAAAGAGAAGGGGATTGTTACATACAGTGACACCATCTCTACCCCATGGTACATAACTTACCAACATTGCTTGCGATAAAGGCCCTGGGATGCCTTTCTGTTGCTTTTTTTAGTCACATTAACCAGGGGAATATTTTGGTGTTTTCTCTCCCTAGTCATTTGATAGGCGTACTCTGGTAGAGTCCAGCTGTGGGTAATTGTTAGGGGATAGCTCGGGCCCAGTGGGTAAGTGAAATCCCACTGGGGGCATGTACCTGCATTGATAGcacatccccccccacccccttccttgttccagcttctcatctacacCTGACACAATGGGAACAGCTGTTGGGGGTGTTTTCCAGCCCACATCTGCTCAGCCCTAGGGGGCTGCTGTGACCCTGTGGGGTAGTTCAGTTCCTGAGCAGAGATTTCATCAGTAATTGAAATTAAATCACCCAAATGCCCATTACATTGAAAAGGTAATGGAACTATCTATCATCACCATACAGATCTATCTGTGTAATAATCAGAGTAACATAGGATTTGTCATATGAGATCTAATTACTACTCCCTTTCCTGCTTTACTATAAAGGCCATTGGCCCATTTTGTCTCATATCTCACCCCCTGCCCATGCCATACTAGATTAGACCCTTGATCCATGGAGTTCAGTatccagcctcctgctgcaccagTTCAGGCAGCTGTGCACCTAGTCCAGTACTGTGTTTCCACTAACAGCCTGTACCTGATGCTTCAAAGACAGGTGAAACCCCCATAATCCATCTTGCCCAATGTGCAGTGCTGTTCATTGGGGTGGGAAAGGGGAATTATATTCCAGCCCCAGGAGGGATCTGTTTATgcccctgaagcatgagatatAATTGCCACGTTTTAGCTGGCCTCCCTACAAATGTTATTATCCATCATAAGATCATCTAGCTCTCTTAAAAACCCATACACAGATGGCCTtctgcagcagtgagttccacaggtagaTGTCTCACTGTGCAAAGAAGCATTTGCTTTGATTTTCTAGATGTTAATTTCAACAAAGGACTCCTTTCATTTCTTGCATCATCTCTGCTAATGATCACCTATAACTATGGTAACTTGCAACCATTTCTATCAGAAGAGTGAATGTGGATCTGAATGGATTTGGTGAACCTGGATGTGCAAAGTTTCCTTACCAGTGGGTTCTGGTGTAGTTGTTGGTGGTGGCGCAGTGGTGGTTTTTTCCGGTTCTGAAATGATAAGGATTTCCAAAATGTTTTAGTAGGGTGCAGACCCAGCCCCAGGAAAAAGTCCTAAgcgaggcagtcaggaagggtgtTATGTTCACTGAATAGACAcagaaagaaattaaataaaaaagataaattcccttgctggaaggttgcagtgtaattctactttatttcttagaattcagaacagtAGTACATGAAAACTCAAAAACAGACAGCGAGAACACAGGCTACTCCCTAAGGCAGGGAGACACAACTCACCCACCTTGCTTTAAGCTGGCTCTTTCCTGCCTGACTCCGACTGCAAGCAGGACCAAGAACATCTGTTCCCCTGCTCTAAGTGGTAGCTTGTAATTCCAATACAGTCCTCAATACACCACAAAGGGGAAGATGAGACCTACCTTTGCAAACCACGGTGATATCCCGCGTGCAATTGGATTTGTCCCAGCGGCAGTTCCTCAGGGTAGTCCCATTCCCCTGGCAGTTCGTAATCATCCTTTCCATGAATTTCTGCTC carries:
- the CD5 gene encoding T-cell surface glycoprotein CD5 isoform X1 codes for the protein MGLQQPAFTSLILVGMWATSCLSGEGQNPAAVWGMRLTGSGCRCSGLLEVKHKGSWARVCSSGWNQKMTKIVCAELGCGSPSYEVLRLDSEQKFMERMITNCQGNGTTLRNCRWDKSNCTRDITVVCKEPEKTTTAPPPTTTPEPTGPPRLQLVDGRFHCSGFVELYMGGHSGTVQSSPENKIKLAHWVCLKVGCGDALDQKEWSFFMKNESRHLPVHWEMDSSCGSDSDSIPDCFKRTRNSQNNPPAYVICSGFQPRVIRGLGDSQSPCEGVMKVFHKGKWEILCDSSSWKKSREEQVCQELQCGKLSLSVQVPGAKTRGVSCSQEALQECSTFKTATCSKTRITCQNFKPPGVGAGTIVSILLALILLGVLIIICGPPAYKKLQKKYAKKQQRQWIGPTGLQQNVSFHRNSTVTLRPRQEGQGAQGEDNDYSQTPKKNSYLSAYPALEGAIRSSNPPDNSSDSDYDLHSARRL
- the CD5 gene encoding T-cell surface glycoprotein CD5 isoform X2, translated to MGLQQPAFTSLILVGMWATSCLSGEGQNPAVWGMRLTGSGCRCSGLLEVKHKGSWARVCSSGWNQKMTKIVCAELGCGSPSYEVLRLDSEQKFMERMITNCQGNGTTLRNCRWDKSNCTRDITVVCKEPEKTTTAPPPTTTPEPTGPPRLQLVDGRFHCSGFVELYMGGHSGTVQSSPENKIKLAHWVCLKVGCGDALDQKEWSFFMKNESRHLPVHWEMDSSCGSDSDSIPDCFKRTRNSQNNPPAYVICSGFQPRVIRGLGDSQSPCEGVMKVFHKGKWEILCDSSSWKKSREEQVCQELQCGKLSLSVQVPGAKTRGVSCSQEALQECSTFKTATCSKTRITCQNFKPPGVGAGTIVSILLALILLGVLIIICGPPAYKKLQKKYAKKQQRQWIGPTGLQQNVSFHRNSTVTLRPRQEGQGAQGEDNDYSQTPKKNSYLSAYPALEGAIRSSNPPDNSSDSDYDLHSARRL
- the CD5 gene encoding T-cell surface glycoprotein CD5 isoform X3 is translated as MGLQQPAFTSLILVGMWATSCLSGEGQNPAAVWGMRLTGSGCRCSGLLEVKHKGSWARVCSSGWNQKMTKIVCAELGCGSPSYEVLRLDSEQKFMERMITNCQGNGTTLRNCRWDKSNCTRDITVVCKEPEKTTTAPPPTTTPEPTGPPRLQLVDGRFHCSGFVELYMGGHSGTVQSSPENKIKLAHWVCLKVGCGDALDQKEWSFFMKNESRHLPVHWEMDSSCGSDSDSIPDCFKRTRNSQNNPPAYVICSGFQPRVIRGLGDSQSPCEGVMKVFHKGKWEILCDSSSWKKSREEQVCQELQCGKLSLSVQVPGAKTRGVSCSQEALQECSTFKTATCSKTRITCQNFKPPGVGAGTIVSILLALILLGVLIIICGPPAYKKLQKKCIRQEAAAPVDRPNWITAKRFIPPQQHCYSQAPSGRSRCTG